The region GGTGTGAACATCATGGAGAGGGAGGGTGTTTCCTATTCTCATCCCGCTCAATTTATTCTGGTGGGGACTATGAATCCGGAAGAAGGAGAACTGCGCCCCCAGCTTCTGGATCGTTTCGGACTCTGTGTGAACGTGGAGGGGATCATTGATCCGGACCTGAGGGTAGAGGTTGTTAAAAGAAGGGCTGCGTATGAAGAAGACCCCGTGCAGTTCCGGAAGGCCTGGCAAGAGGAAGAAAATAAACTCCAGGAGGCCATTGTCCGGGCGAAGGAGCTTTTGGACCAGGTAATTATGTCCGATGACATGCTGCATCTGATCGCCCGCATCGCGATTGAAATGCACGTGGATGGGCACCGGGCAGATATTACCATAATGAAGGCGGCAAAGACGTTTGCCGCTTTTCAAGGACGGAAAGAGGTTCCTAAGGAGGATGTTCAAATGGTTGCGGAAATGGCGCTGCAACACAGGATGCGGAGGAAACCCTTTCAAAAGGCCGGGGTAGAGGCGGGGAAAATAGAAGGAATTATTCGTGGTGACTTTGAGCATGGACATGCTCATGCGCATGTCCATAGCCATAGACACACCCACAAATGAGAAATATTAGGCGTGTGCATGAATTGGACTAAAGAAAACGTTTACCCCTTTTCCGCTGTTGTGGGTCAAGACGACCTGAAGATGGCGTTGTTGCTCAATGCCGTCTTACCTTCCATCGGCGGAGCGCTTATCCGGGGAGAGAAGGGGACCGCCAAGTCAACAGCGGTTCGTGCCCTGGCCGCCCTTTTGCCTGAGATCGAAGTGGTTCCGGGGTGCCCTTTCAATTGCGCTCCTCATGACTATCAAGGTTTGTGTGCTGACTGCAGGGCAAGGGTAAGGCAAGGAGATATCCTGCCTGTTATCAGCAGAAAGATCAGGATAATCGATCTTCCCCTGGGGTGTACAGAGGACCGGGTGGTGGGGATGATTGACCTCGAGTATGCGATAAAAGAGGGGAAAAAGCGATTTGAACCCGGACTGCTTGCCGGGGCCCACCGAGGTATTCTTTATATTGACGAGGTCAACCTCCTGCACGATCATATTGTGGATATTATTCTCGATGCTGCGGCTATGGGGATCAATATTGTCGAACGGGAAGGGATCGCTTATACACATCCGGCCGAATTTATCCTGATCGGGACCATGAATCCGGAGGAAGGAGAACTACGGCCCCAGCTTCTGGATCGGTTTGGGTTGTGTGTCCAGGTGGAAGGTATAGAGAGTCCGGGCGAAAGGGTAGAGGTGATCAAGCGCCGGGAGGATTTTGAGAAAGACCCGGCTGAATTTGTCAAGCGCTATCAGAATGCCCAGCATGCGCTGGCGCAAAGGGTAATTGGGGCCAGAAAAGTTATTCCCTCTGTCCGTATCCCGGAAGAGATGCTCCGTCTCTGTTCTACACTGGCACTGGAGGCTTATGTGGCCGGGCAACGTGCGGATATCATCATGAGAAAAACAGCCATAGCCGTTGCCGCTCTCGATGGGAGAAAAGAAGTTACTGAAGATGATATCAAAAGAGCGGCAGGATTTGTGCTCCTTCATCGGATGAGGATGCCTCCTCAGCCCCGCCACGAGGAAAAGGAGAGAGAAGAGCAGGACGAATCTTCCGCAGATGAAGATCAAACCCGCGCTGAGTCAAGGGACAACAAGGCAGAAAGTCAAAAGGAAGGCCGGGGGGATAAAGAGCAGGAAGGACGTTCATCCAGAGGGCAAGGGGAAGGGGAGCAGGAAGACCAGGAGTCAGGGCGCTCTTCTTTGGAAACGGTTTTTCCCACAGGCACGCCCTTCCGGGTCAAGCCTATACAGGCGGAGAAGGACCGGGTAGTACGTAAGGGTTCGGGGCGTAGGAGCCGGACCGAGACATCCACGAAAGCGGGTCGCTATGTCAGGAGCACCTTGAGCCACAGAGACGCGGACCTTGCCCTTGACGCCACGATCCGGGCGGCCGCCCCTTATCAGAGGGAAAGGAAAAGGGAAAATGTAGCCATTGCCATTGAAAAGAGTGACATCAGGGGAAGGAGAAGAGAGAAGAAGATCGGTAATTTTATCGTTTTTGTGGTGGATGCCAGCGGCTCTATGGGTGCGGGCAAACGCATGATCGCAACCAAAGGGGCCATCCTCTCCCTCCTTATAGATGCCTATCAGAAGAGAGATCGGGTGGCTATGTTAGCCTTTAAGGGAGACCGGGCGGAGGTGCTCCTGCCTCCCACCAACAGTATCGAACTTACCTATAAGCTCCTGGAAGAGCTGCCGACCGGTGGGAAGACTCCGCTGCCACACGGGATAAGCCTGGGATATGAGGTCATTGAGAGTTATTTCCATAAGGACCCCAATATCTATCCTCTGTTTATTTTGATCTCTGACGGCAAGGCCAATGTAGGCCTGTATGGAGGAAAACCGGTTATGGAGTCTATAGAGATAGCAATTGCTATAAGAGACGATTCACGTATCCGGAGCATAGTGATTGATGTGGAGGGACCCGGGATGGTCTCGTTTGGTCTGGCCCGTCAACTCTCGGACCAGATGGGGGCACGGTATTTTAAGATCGAAGACCTCAAGGCCAATGACCTGCTTGAGGCTATCCAGAAAGATTTATTCCAATAGTT is a window of Thermodesulfobacteriota bacterium DNA encoding:
- a CDS encoding ATP-binding protein, whose product is METKRVTYPFTAIVGQEKMKGALILNAVNPKLGGVLIRGEKGTAKSTAVRALANLLPEIEVVADCKFGCEPHIKEKMCQECAARLEQGESLPVGRRKIRVVDLPVSSTEDRVVGTLDIEQAIKKGEKRFEPGILAEANRGILYVDEVNLLDDHLVDVLLDSAAMGVNIMEREGVSYSHPAQFILVGTMNPEEGELRPQLLDRFGLCVNVEGIIDPDLRVEVVKRRAAYEEDPVQFRKAWQEEENKLQEAIVRAKELLDQVIMSDDMLHLIARIAIEMHVDGHRADITIMKAAKTFAAFQGRKEVPKEDVQMVAEMALQHRMRRKPFQKAGVEAGKIEGIIRGDFEHGHAHAHVHSHRHTHK
- a CDS encoding putative cobaltochelatase, giving the protein MNWTKENVYPFSAVVGQDDLKMALLLNAVLPSIGGALIRGEKGTAKSTAVRALAALLPEIEVVPGCPFNCAPHDYQGLCADCRARVRQGDILPVISRKIRIIDLPLGCTEDRVVGMIDLEYAIKEGKKRFEPGLLAGAHRGILYIDEVNLLHDHIVDIILDAAAMGINIVEREGIAYTHPAEFILIGTMNPEEGELRPQLLDRFGLCVQVEGIESPGERVEVIKRREDFEKDPAEFVKRYQNAQHALAQRVIGARKVIPSVRIPEEMLRLCSTLALEAYVAGQRADIIMRKTAIAVAALDGRKEVTEDDIKRAAGFVLLHRMRMPPQPRHEEKEREEQDESSADEDQTRAESRDNKAESQKEGRGDKEQEGRSSRGQGEGEQEDQESGRSSLETVFPTGTPFRVKPIQAEKDRVVRKGSGRRSRTETSTKAGRYVRSTLSHRDADLALDATIRAAAPYQRERKRENVAIAIEKSDIRGRRREKKIGNFIVFVVDASGSMGAGKRMIATKGAILSLLIDAYQKRDRVAMLAFKGDRAEVLLPPTNSIELTYKLLEELPTGGKTPLPHGISLGYEVIESYFHKDPNIYPLFILISDGKANVGLYGGKPVMESIEIAIAIRDDSRIRSIVIDVEGPGMVSFGLARQLSDQMGARYFKIEDLKANDLLEAIQKDLFQ